In Aspergillus oryzae RIB40 DNA, chromosome 6, one genomic interval encodes:
- a CDS encoding nitronate monooxygenase (predicted protein) codes for MSKALRLAMSLSRSYPWVANPFIVSAPMRVMSGPALAVAVSRAGGLGFLGPAVKTQDMLVDLEKVSTLVEEARKSSSAFSSTTNVLPVGVGFQLWSDDLATAVSGIQKFKPCAAWLFAPKGGQEDYDHWSRSIRDASSQTQIWIQIGTLAEAKGLLKGSERPDVIVVQGSEAGGHGRHKDGLGLITLLPEVVDALAGSQIPIFAAGGIADGRGAAAALCLGADGVVMGTRFLASEEARISRGYQGEIVRATDGAASTTRTLLYNHLRGTMGWPEPYMPRTIINKSFIEHQAGRSFDELKVEHDQALKAGDSGWGPEGRLATYAGASIGLIHNVKDAATIVHDVREQVLERLGPEGRSKI; via the coding sequence ATGTCAAAAGCCCTACGCCTCGCCATGAGTTTATCACGTTCATATCCATGGGTAGCCAATCCCTTCATTGTCAGCGCGCCCATGCGCGTGATGTCAGGTCCCGCCCTTGCGGTGGCCGTATCGCGCGCCGGTGGTCTGGGCTTTCTCGGACCAGCCGTTAAAACACAAGATATGCTTGTTGATCTGGAGAAGGTGTCAACATTAGTCGAGGAGGCCCGTAAATCCTCGTCCGCTTTCTCATCTACCACCAATGTGCTTCCCGTTGGCGTCGGGTTCCAGCTCTGGAGCGATGACCTCGCCACTGCTGTTTCTGGTATCCAGAAATTCAAACCATGCGCTGCGTGGCTCTTCGCCCCGAAGGGCGGTCAAGAAGATTACGACCACTGGTCGCGCAGCATCCGCGATGCCTCATCACAGACCCAGATCTGGATCCAGATCGGTACGCTAGCAGAAGCAAAGGGACTCTTGAAGGGATCCGAGCGACCCGACGTAATTGTTGTCCAGGGCTCAGAAGCTGGCGGTCATGGTCGACACAAGGATGGACTCGGACTAATTACGCTCCTCCCGGAAGTCGTCGACGCGTTAGCTGGTAGTCAGATCCCGATCTTTGCGGCTGGAGGTATTGCCGACGGACGAGGCGCTGCGGCGGCACTTTGTCTCGGTGCTGATGGTGTTGTCATGGGAACGCGGTTTTTAGCCTCTGAGGAGGCGCGTATTAGTCGTGGGTATCAGGGTGAAATTGTCCGAGCTACGGATGGTGCGGCTTCTACGACGCGGACGTTACTTTACAATCATCTTCGGGGTACGATGGGTTGGCCGGAGCCGTATATGCCGCGTACTATTATCAACAAGAGTTTCATTGAGCACCAGGCTGGCCGGTCGTTTGATGAGTTGAAGGTTGAGCATGATCAAGCTTTGAAGGCTGGTGATTCTGGTTGGGGTCCGGAGGGAAGACTGGCTACCTACGCGGGTGCGTCTATTGGATTGATTCATAATGTCAAGGATGCTGCGACTATTGTGCATGATGTACGGGAGCAGGTACTCGAGCGACTGGGCCCTGAAGGACGATCTAAGATTTAG
- a CDS encoding threonine ammonia-lyase (threonine dehydratase), with the protein MQNSVYETAASAVQARNRIRSHIYQTPLIPSRVQGKSNNARVLFKAENFQLTGSFKIRGAMSKMSGQPANGRLITASSGNHGIGAACAAQALSKDLTVVLPDSVVPAKLEKIKSYGVNVILHGAETGLAEQYAQRLAASQSYTYISPYNDPDIVAGQGTIGLEILEQCEEVDNIFVAMGGGGLISGIGAVAKAFSPRTKVYGVSAINSKALAESMAAGHVVETEHRDTLADAVAGGIDTDTITLPLAMSVVDHVVECDEDEIKAAMKTMAFDENMNVEGSAALALAGFSKVAGQLANQTSVIVLCGANFDQNVFRNAVLDI; encoded by the coding sequence atgCAGAACTCAGTCTACGAAACTGCAGCAAGCGCAGTGCAGGCACGGAATCGCATCCGCAGCCACATCTACCAAACGCCCCTCATTCCATCCAGAGTGCAAGGAAAATCCAACAACGCAAGGGTGCTATTCAAAGCAGAAAACTTCCAATTAACGGGATCTTTCAAGATCCGAGGTGCAATGTCCAAGATGTCCGGTCAACCTGCCAACGGACGATTAATAACCGCCTCATCGGGCAATCATGGAATAGGCGCCGCATGTGCCGCGCAGGCACTCTCTAAAGATCTCACTGTTGTCCTCCCGGACTCGGTGGTACCTGCGAAATTGGAGAAAATCAAGTCCTACGGGGTGAATGTTATTCTGCATGGAGCTGAGACGGGCCTTGCTGAACAATATGCTCAGCGGCTAGCTGCTTCGCAATCGTATACTTATATTTCGCCATACAATGATCCTGATATTGTCGCCGGGCAGGGGACTATTGGTTTAGAAATTCTGGAGCAGTGTGAAGAGGTGGATAATATCTTCGTCGCcatgggtggtggtggattgatTAGCGGTATCGGGGCGGTGGCGAAGGCGTTCAGTCCCCGGACGAAGGTCTATGGTGTTTCTGCGATTAACTCGAAAGCTCTCGCCGAGTCCATGGCTGCTGGCCATGTAGTTGAAACGGAACATCGAGATACCCTAGCTGATGCCGTTGCTGGCGGTATTGATACGGATACAATCACGCTCCCGTTGGCTATGTCTGTGGTAGATCACGTCGTTGAATGTGACGAGGACGAGATCAAAGCGGCTATGAAGACTATGGCCTTCGATGAAAATATGAATGTCGAAGGCTCTGCCGCTCTTGCTTTGGCTGGTTTCAGTAAAGTTGCAGGACAGCTCGCCAACCAAACTAGCGTCATTGTCTTGTGCGGTGCGAACTTTGACCAAAATGTCTTTAGGAATGCCGTTTTAGACATTTAA
- a CDS encoding uncharacterized protein (predicted protein), whose product MVHLSRALAALSFSASALALPALSSRAQAASEHCGDYDYVILQDTPWIVYNMLYNANQIVGTQCTNYDQVTTSNSGTKEVIWSSVTDIEYVESTNNVPKGYSFVGLTQNLETKLSAIDSIPSTYSWTRTNTTAYKGNVCFDFMTNDVKGDSTSSSSRELMLWLQYEGGQLPIGWTNGAVATIDDLFGTSWKLYEDVNEDTGITVSTLMPETQFEGSFTGDLKDWLLALSKLGRFTESTYVNVGNAGTEFFYGNSVMNATLGLQINLA is encoded by the exons ATGGTTCACCTGTCCCGTGCCCTGGCGGCCCTGTCCTTTTCGGCATCTGCCCTTGCCCTTCCTGCTCTCTCCTCTCGGGCCCAGGCGGCGAGCGAGCACTGTGGAGACTACGACTACGTTATTCTGCAGGACACACCATGGATCGTATACAACATGCTCTACAATGCGAACCAGATCGTTGGCACACAATGCACCAACTACGACCAGGTGACCACGTCTAACAGTGGAACTAAGGAGGTCATATGGAGCAGTGTGACAGACATTGAATATGTGGAGAGCAC GAACAATGTGCCGAAAGGCTACTCTTTCGTGGGTCTCACCCAAAATTTAGAAACAAAGTTGTCGGCCATCGACTCGATTCCCAGCACTTACAGCTGGACTCGTACCAACACAACTGCTTACAAGG GAAATGTCTGCTTCGATTTCATGACCAACGATGTCAAGGGCGAttccacctcttcttcctcccggGAGTTGATGCTCTGGCTGCAGTACGAGGGTGGACAGCTTCCTATCGGCTGGACCAATGGCGCTGTTGCCACTATTGACGATCTCTTTGGCACCTCATGGAAGCTGTATGAAGACGTCAATGAGGATACTGGAATCACCGTCAGCACTCTGATGCCCGAGACACAATTTGAGGGAAGCTTCACCGGTGATTTGAAGGATTGGCTTCTTGCTTTGTCTAAGCTGGGACGCTTCACTGAGTCGACTTATGTGAACGTTGGTAATGCTGG AACCGAGTTCTTCTATGGCAACTCTGTCATGAACGCTACCCTCGGATTGCAGATCAATCTTGCATAG